In a single window of the Terriglobus roseus genome:
- the purM gene encoding phosphoribosylformylglycinamidine cyclo-ligase gives MNARSTESASSAPKTKPATYADAGVDISEGDRTKQRIKMLARKTFNKQVLSEIGGFGGLFALDVAKYPDPVLVSSADGVGTKLKVAFELGIHHTVGCDLVNHCVNDIAVQGATPLFFLDYLATGKLEGGVMEKVVEGLSEACKSAGCALIGGETAQMPGFYADGEYDLAGTIVGVVNRDQIITGDKIEAGDVLFGLPSNGLHTNGYSLARKLLFEVAKYGPDQYVNELKDKTGAALMRQHRSYLSIVKKLTAAKLVTGMAHITGGGITENLPRILPKGLCAQVELNAWEPPPLFKHLQELGQVEQDEMMRTFNMGIGMIVVVPAEMAKKAKAILNRANERHCVIGRIARGERRVNYV, from the coding sequence GTGAACGCACGCTCCACTGAGTCTGCATCGTCCGCACCGAAGACGAAGCCCGCCACTTACGCTGATGCTGGCGTCGATATTTCCGAAGGTGACCGCACCAAGCAGCGCATCAAGATGCTTGCGCGAAAGACCTTCAACAAGCAGGTCCTCAGCGAGATTGGTGGCTTCGGCGGCCTGTTCGCGCTGGACGTCGCCAAATACCCGGACCCCGTTCTGGTCTCGAGCGCGGATGGTGTAGGGACCAAGCTGAAGGTCGCCTTTGAACTCGGGATCCACCACACCGTGGGCTGCGACCTGGTGAACCACTGCGTCAACGACATCGCAGTCCAGGGTGCGACGCCTCTCTTCTTTCTTGACTACCTCGCCACGGGCAAGCTCGAGGGCGGCGTGATGGAGAAGGTCGTTGAAGGTCTGAGCGAAGCCTGCAAGAGCGCCGGCTGCGCTCTCATCGGCGGCGAGACAGCCCAGATGCCGGGCTTCTACGCAGACGGCGAGTATGACCTGGCCGGAACCATCGTCGGCGTCGTCAACCGCGACCAGATCATCACCGGCGACAAGATCGAAGCGGGCGATGTGCTCTTCGGCCTGCCGTCCAATGGCCTGCACACGAACGGTTATTCGCTGGCACGCAAGCTGCTTTTCGAAGTAGCGAAGTATGGCCCGGACCAGTATGTAAACGAACTGAAGGACAAGACCGGCGCGGCACTGATGCGTCAGCACCGCAGCTACCTCAGCATCGTGAAGAAGCTGACGGCTGCAAAGCTGGTTACGGGTATGGCGCACATCACGGGCGGCGGCATCACGGAAAATCTGCCCCGCATTCTGCCCAAGGGCCTGTGCGCTCAGGTGGAACTCAATGCATGGGAGCCACCACCGCTCTTCAAGCACCTGCAGGAACTTGGTCAGGTGGAACAGGACGAAATGATGCGCACCTTCAACATGGGTATCGGCATGATCGTCGTTGTACCGGCCGAGATGGCGAAGAAGGCCAAGGCAATCCTGAACCGCGCGAACGAGCGTCACTGCGTCATTGGCCGCATTGCGCGCGGCGAGCGTCGCGTTAACTACGTATGA
- the purN gene encoding phosphoribosylglycinamide formyltransferase: MTAPLKQRLGVLLSGRGSNFLNIADAIETGRLTGCEIACVISNIADAPGLQAAHDRDLTTETIVSKGVPRAEHDAKMVAALQQHGIDLVILAGYMRVLSPEFIRAFPDRILNIHPSLLPSFPGLHAQAQALEYGATIAGCTVHFVDEAVDHGVIVLQRAIPVLDGDTAETLSTRILAEEHIAYPDAIQRVLSGRYAVQGRRYIAR, encoded by the coding sequence ATGACGGCACCGCTCAAGCAGCGACTGGGCGTACTGCTCAGCGGCCGTGGATCGAATTTTCTGAACATCGCGGATGCGATCGAAACAGGCCGTCTGACGGGCTGTGAGATCGCGTGCGTAATCTCAAACATCGCAGATGCTCCCGGTCTGCAGGCCGCGCACGATCGCGACCTGACAACCGAAACGATCGTCAGCAAGGGCGTTCCGCGTGCCGAGCACGATGCGAAGATGGTCGCCGCTCTGCAGCAGCATGGCATCGATCTGGTGATACTCGCGGGCTACATGCGAGTGTTATCCCCCGAGTTCATTCGAGCCTTTCCCGACCGCATCCTGAACATCCACCCCTCCCTGCTGCCATCGTTCCCGGGACTGCATGCGCAGGCGCAGGCGCTCGAGTACGGCGCAACCATTGCCGGCTGCACAGTGCATTTTGTCGATGAGGCCGTGGATCACGGCGTCATCGTTTTGCAACGTGCAATTCCAGTGCTGGACGGGGACACAGCCGAGACGCTGTCAACGCGCATCCTAGCCGAAGAACACATCGCTTACCCCGATGCGATTCAGCGCGTATTAAGCGGACGGTACGCAGTCCAGGGTCGTCGCTACATCGCACGCTGA
- a CDS encoding PAS domain-containing protein — protein sequence MHPASVPVRSEEETIRQQMAQFFELTSDGIQFVNRDFVITFMNTRARQILSPSGEVVGRNIWESFPEATRLDLPYFANYTRTMIDRVATEFEAFYPEPLNIWFQIHAYPSDDGIIVFFRDITEDRRKQEEYQRKSEEAERQRAEIEAVYRTAPIGLALFDLDDYHYLRLNDRQAAFFGQQPEQIVGRTLTEMAPIEGLRELFDQVARGEPVVNFPLEGALISDPDEHRYWTVSYFPVRSADGTISGVTAASLEITQQKKAELALIESDKLAAVGRLAASIAHEINNPLESVTNLLYLAKTSDTLADAKGYLDTAERELLRVAAITSQTLRFHKQSTSPQAITGEQLVASVLSIYQGRVINSGIQISQRHRDRRPVRCFEGEVRQVISNLVGNALDAMATGGNLMLRSREGVDWITGELGAVLTIADTGTGMPREVLEKVFRPFYTTKGITGTGLGLWISKEIIDRHRGSLKVRSRPGSGTVFSIFLPYDAVTR from the coding sequence TTGCACCCTGCCAGCGTCCCAGTCCGAAGCGAAGAAGAGACGATTCGTCAGCAGATGGCGCAGTTCTTTGAACTGACCTCGGACGGCATTCAATTTGTTAACCGGGACTTCGTCATTACTTTCATGAATACGCGGGCGCGCCAGATTCTTTCGCCCAGCGGTGAAGTGGTGGGCAGGAACATCTGGGAGAGCTTTCCTGAAGCGACCCGGTTGGATCTTCCTTACTTCGCAAATTACACACGCACGATGATCGACCGCGTGGCAACGGAGTTCGAAGCTTTCTACCCGGAACCCCTCAACATTTGGTTTCAGATTCACGCTTACCCATCGGATGATGGCATCATCGTCTTCTTTCGCGATATCACCGAGGACCGGCGAAAACAGGAAGAGTATCAGCGCAAGAGTGAAGAAGCGGAACGGCAGCGAGCCGAAATCGAAGCCGTCTACCGTACAGCGCCCATCGGTCTCGCGCTGTTCGATCTCGACGACTATCACTACCTCCGCCTCAACGATCGCCAGGCAGCCTTCTTCGGGCAGCAGCCAGAGCAGATTGTCGGCCGAACACTGACCGAGATGGCTCCGATCGAGGGTCTGCGCGAGTTATTCGACCAGGTCGCACGGGGCGAGCCGGTGGTGAACTTTCCGCTCGAAGGAGCGCTTATCAGCGACCCGGATGAGCACCGCTACTGGACCGTCTCCTATTTCCCCGTCCGCTCGGCCGACGGCACCATCTCCGGCGTCACCGCGGCTTCGCTGGAGATTACGCAGCAAAAAAAGGCCGAACTGGCTCTTATCGAGAGCGACAAACTGGCGGCAGTCGGTCGGCTGGCCGCCTCCATCGCGCATGAGATCAACAACCCATTAGAGTCCGTCACCAACCTGCTGTACCTTGCAAAGACAAGCGACACTCTGGCCGATGCGAAGGGCTACCTGGACACGGCGGAACGTGAGTTGCTGCGTGTCGCCGCGATCACCAGCCAGACGCTCCGCTTCCACAAGCAATCGACCAGCCCACAGGCAATCACAGGCGAGCAGCTTGTTGCGAGCGTCCTTTCCATCTACCAGGGACGCGTGATCAACTCCGGGATTCAGATCAGCCAGCGGCACCGCGACCGCCGACCGGTTCGTTGCTTTGAAGGCGAAGTTCGCCAGGTGATCAGCAACCTGGTGGGCAATGCGCTGGATGCAATGGCAACCGGTGGCAACCTGATGTTGCGCAGCCGCGAGGGTGTCGATTGGATCACCGGCGAATTGGGAGCAGTGCTGACGATCGCGGATACAGGAACGGGGATGCCCCGTGAGGTGCTGGAGAAGGTCTTCCGGCCGTTCTACACCACCAAGGGCATCACGGGAACCGGCCTGGGCCTGTGGATCAGCAAAGAGATCATCGACCGCCATCGCGGATCGTTGAAGGTCCGCAGCCGTCCGGGCTCGGGGACAGTCTTCAGCATCTTCCTGCCCTACGACGCAGTGACACGCTAG
- a CDS encoding S1C family serine protease produces MKLRRVLLVVLLVTGFYLLTQYLWPAGSVAALVEHYVPSMSGATSTLVSTKGPLGTFDLKVANAEPAYDAEEQNNIAVYKRVTPSVVNITSTAVAFDFFYGAVPQQGQGSGFILDKQGHILTNNHVIDNAQRVEVQLFDKHKYKAQVIGVDKMHDLALLQINAPNLQPVELAEAHGALQVGQKVFAIGNPFGLSGTMTRGIISAIRSVRGPTGSAIDNAIQTDAAINPGNSGGPLMNSRGQVIGINTMIASNNGADQSAGIGFAIPIATARAVLDDFSKYGHVRRPTLAIMPLEIGPDLADQIGLPSDYGVLIQRVLPGGAADKAGLKGGTQRAALGNTPVMLGGDFIVAIDGQEITNAQDISNVMNAHKTGDQVKVTIFRGRRREEVVVTLGEANSEQQI; encoded by the coding sequence ATGAAGTTGCGTAGGGTTCTGCTTGTTGTTCTTCTGGTTACCGGCTTTTATCTCCTGACGCAGTACCTCTGGCCCGCGGGCTCGGTCGCCGCGTTAGTCGAGCACTATGTGCCGTCCATGAGTGGCGCAACGTCGACGCTTGTCAGCACCAAGGGGCCACTGGGCACCTTTGATCTGAAGGTGGCCAATGCGGAACCCGCCTATGACGCGGAAGAGCAGAACAACATTGCCGTCTACAAGCGCGTGACGCCGAGCGTGGTGAACATCACGTCTACCGCTGTCGCTTTCGACTTCTTCTATGGCGCAGTTCCCCAGCAGGGGCAGGGTTCTGGCTTCATCCTCGACAAGCAGGGGCACATTCTCACGAACAATCACGTCATCGACAACGCACAGCGCGTTGAGGTGCAGTTGTTCGACAAGCACAAGTACAAGGCGCAAGTGATCGGCGTTGACAAGATGCACGACCTGGCACTGCTGCAGATCAACGCTCCCAACCTGCAACCGGTAGAGCTCGCCGAGGCGCACGGTGCGTTGCAGGTCGGCCAGAAGGTCTTCGCCATCGGTAATCCCTTTGGCTTGTCCGGGACAATGACGCGTGGCATTATTTCCGCTATCCGTAGCGTCCGCGGTCCGACCGGTTCTGCTATCGACAACGCTATCCAGACGGATGCCGCGATCAATCCCGGTAACTCTGGTGGACCGCTGATGAACTCGCGCGGGCAGGTTATTGGCATCAACACGATGATTGCGTCGAACAATGGCGCGGATCAGAGCGCAGGCATCGGCTTTGCGATTCCCATCGCAACGGCGCGCGCGGTGCTGGATGACTTCTCAAAGTACGGCCACGTGCGCCGTCCCACGCTGGCCATCATGCCGCTCGAGATCGGACCCGACCTTGCCGACCAGATCGGGCTGCCGTCGGACTACGGCGTCCTGATCCAGCGGGTTCTCCCCGGCGGGGCAGCGGACAAAGCCGGTCTAAAGGGCGGAACGCAGCGCGCTGCACTGGGGAACACGCCGGTGATGCTTGGCGGTGACTTTATCGTTGCTATCGATGGCCAGGAGATCACCAATGCCCAGGACATCAGCAATGTAATGAACGCGCATAAGACGGGCGACCAGGTGAAGGTCACGATCTTCCGCGGACGCCGTCGTGAAGAGGTTGTGGTGACGCTGGGCGAAGCGAACAGCGAACAGCAGATTTAG
- the coaE gene encoding dephospho-CoA kinase (Dephospho-CoA kinase (CoaE) performs the final step in coenzyme A biosynthesis.): MLRVGLTGGVGSGKSAAAAHFRTLGAQVSQSDEVGRALMKPGQPAFQAITQHFGPMVIAADGALDRAALARIAFEQGRVEEINAIVHPLVIAAQSAWAETVLVREPAAVAIVESALIFETRFTAHGPVTDVEAPWRTRFDRVVVVTAPLETRRERYIARQAGSMPCETASADFDRRAAAQWTDERKAALADFVLVNDGSLQHLQDEVFRLYALLRLESADRASEAM, encoded by the coding sequence ATGCTGCGCGTCGGTTTGACCGGCGGTGTCGGCAGCGGAAAATCCGCTGCTGCCGCGCACTTCCGCACGCTGGGCGCGCAGGTTTCGCAGTCGGACGAGGTAGGCCGGGCGCTGATGAAGCCTGGCCAGCCAGCCTTCCAGGCGATCACGCAGCACTTCGGACCGATGGTCATCGCGGCCGATGGGGCGCTAGACCGTGCGGCTCTTGCCCGCATCGCCTTCGAGCAAGGCCGCGTCGAGGAGATCAACGCGATCGTGCATCCGCTGGTGATCGCGGCGCAAAGCGCGTGGGCGGAAACAGTCCTGGTGCGGGAACCTGCAGCAGTCGCAATCGTCGAATCCGCGCTGATCTTCGAAACTCGCTTCACAGCGCACGGCCCGGTCACAGACGTCGAAGCGCCGTGGCGTACGCGATTCGATCGCGTTGTTGTCGTTACCGCACCGCTGGAGACGCGCCGGGAGCGCTACATTGCCCGGCAGGCAGGGTCTATGCCCTGTGAGACGGCGTCCGCCGATTTCGACCGGCGCGCAGCAGCGCAATGGACGGATGAACGAAAGGCCGCGCTGGCGGACTTCGTTCTGGTGAATGATGGTTCGTTGCAGCATCTGCAGGATGAAGTTTTCCGGCTCTATGCGCTGCTCCGGCTGGAATCTGCCGACCGCGCAAGCGAAGCCATGTAA
- a CDS encoding bifunctional 5,10-methylenetetrahydrofolate dehydrogenase/5,10-methenyltetrahydrofolate cyclohydrolase: MEASTKEPRILDGTAIAAEIRAELKQQVEALGFTPGLAVILIGEDPASAIYVRSKVKACEELGIRSIELRPEATLSTEDLLTMVADLNGRDDVDGILVQLPLPKQVDTKRVLEAVAPDKDVDGFHPVNVGKLQIGQDTLTPCTPTGVLEILRRSGIATAGAEAVVVGRSDIVGKPVAAMLLQANATLTVCHGRTRNLAEHTRRADILVVAIGKAGFISADMVKPGAVLIDVGINRLSDAADVDRFFPNDAKRKETFAKRGSVVIGDIDPAAFAVSSAYTPVPGGVGALTIAMLMHNTVKAAKLRRGLK; encoded by the coding sequence ATGGAAGCCAGCACAAAAGAACCACGCATTCTCGACGGTACGGCCATCGCGGCAGAGATCAGAGCAGAACTGAAGCAGCAGGTGGAAGCACTCGGCTTCACGCCGGGGCTCGCGGTCATCCTGATTGGCGAAGACCCGGCATCGGCCATTTACGTTCGCAGCAAGGTCAAAGCGTGTGAGGAACTGGGCATTCGCAGCATCGAACTTCGCCCGGAGGCCACGCTCAGCACGGAAGACCTGCTGACCATGGTGGCTGATCTGAACGGCCGCGACGATGTCGACGGCATCCTGGTGCAATTGCCTCTACCGAAGCAAGTTGATACCAAGCGCGTTCTGGAGGCGGTTGCCCCGGACAAAGATGTGGACGGTTTCCATCCCGTCAACGTCGGCAAATTGCAGATCGGCCAGGACACGCTGACGCCGTGCACGCCGACAGGTGTGCTGGAGATTCTGCGTCGCAGTGGCATTGCCACGGCGGGTGCGGAGGCTGTCGTCGTGGGGCGCAGCGATATCGTCGGCAAGCCAGTGGCGGCGATGCTGCTGCAGGCGAACGCAACCCTGACCGTTTGCCATGGTCGCACCCGCAACCTGGCGGAACACACGCGCCGCGCGGACATCCTGGTCGTCGCTATCGGCAAGGCCGGGTTCATCTCGGCGGACATGGTCAAGCCGGGCGCGGTTTTGATCGACGTGGGAATCAATCGACTCAGCGATGCTGCCGATGTCGACCGCTTTTTCCCGAACGATGCCAAACGTAAGGAAACCTTCGCAAAGCGCGGATCCGTCGTCATTGGCGATATCGATCCTGCAGCCTTTGCCGTGAGCAGTGCGTACACCCCTGTCCCCGGTGGGGTCGGGGCGCTCACGATCGCCATGCTGATGCACAACACTGTGAAGGCCGCGAAGCTTCGCCGCGGTTTGAAGTAG
- a CDS encoding ABC transporter permease, giving the protein MAVTIHSQSTFEGTLRSAKTSLMFSETLRLALDSFRASKVRFLLTMLGMIIGSASIVLVVTVGLTGRQYALDTLSSIGPNMVEMQYNGGATIGPDGASTPDYMTREDEAAVLAQVPGIAQSSPMLEIHTPISVGEGKVKDVMLLGVSPRYKDVRNLGVMAGRFFDDQDSVMHDKVGVMVEPLAKEIFGSDQAAVGKVLSMSGVPVTIIGVFKQRVDTFGQSEISDTTMLLPYTVARYFTGTDTVKEIFFTMKDPADVPRGGARILELIRSRHRKTSNYTAFTMVAILDTMAKVADSLTYVLTAAAFITLVVSGVGIMNSMLANVSARIREIGIRKALGATRREIRLQFLTEAVFLSLSGGVVGTLLGLAVPVSVNLLTPVHIPMSITSAIVALFTSVLVGVVFGTLPANRAAALDPVETLKYE; this is encoded by the coding sequence ATGGCCGTAACCATCCATAGTCAGAGCACCTTCGAAGGGACACTGCGATCCGCCAAAACGTCGCTGATGTTCAGCGAGACCCTGCGTCTTGCCCTCGACAGCTTTCGCGCCAGCAAGGTTCGCTTCCTGCTGACGATGCTCGGCATGATCATTGGATCGGCTTCCATTGTTCTCGTGGTCACGGTCGGCCTTACAGGCCGGCAGTACGCGCTCGACACGCTTTCCAGCATCGGCCCCAACATGGTGGAAATGCAGTACAACGGCGGCGCCACCATTGGTCCGGATGGCGCGTCGACGCCGGATTACATGACGCGTGAGGACGAAGCCGCCGTACTGGCGCAGGTTCCCGGCATCGCCCAAAGCTCTCCCATGCTGGAGATCCACACGCCGATCAGTGTCGGTGAGGGCAAGGTGAAAGACGTGATGCTGCTGGGTGTTTCGCCCCGCTACAAGGACGTGCGAAACCTCGGCGTGATGGCCGGTCGCTTTTTTGACGACCAGGACTCGGTGATGCACGACAAGGTCGGCGTCATGGTCGAGCCGCTGGCGAAGGAGATCTTCGGCTCCGATCAGGCAGCAGTTGGCAAAGTTTTGAGCATGAGCGGTGTCCCCGTCACGATCATCGGTGTCTTCAAGCAGCGTGTCGATACGTTCGGGCAGTCGGAGATCAGCGACACCACCATGTTACTGCCCTACACCGTGGCCCGTTACTTCACCGGCACAGACACGGTGAAGGAAATCTTCTTCACCATGAAAGACCCGGCGGACGTGCCGCGTGGTGGCGCGCGCATCCTGGAGCTGATCCGGTCACGCCATCGGAAGACCAGCAACTACACGGCGTTCACCATGGTGGCCATCCTGGACACGATGGCGAAGGTCGCCGACTCGCTAACCTACGTCCTGACTGCCGCAGCGTTCATCACGCTGGTGGTTTCGGGTGTCGGCATCATGAACAGCATGCTGGCCAATGTTTCCGCACGTATCCGTGAGATCGGTATCCGTAAGGCGCTTGGTGCTACAAGACGCGAGATTCGCCTGCAGTTCCTGACCGAAGCGGTCTTCTTATCGCTGTCCGGAGGTGTGGTGGGTACGCTGCTTGGACTGGCGGTGCCGGTCAGCGTCAACCTATTAACCCCCGTCCACATCCCGATGTCGATTACGTCCGCGATCGTAGCCCTGTTTACCAGCGTGCTGGTCGGCGTCGTATTCGGCACTCTGCCTGCCAATCGCGCGGCTGCGCTGGATCCGGTGGAGACACTCAAGTACGAGTAG
- a CDS encoding DUF421 domain-containing protein, producing the protein MEAFGAIIRALWGYFSLVFISRIVGRRPGKQLTPFEFVLVFFLGGLTLTGMVGPQASTTNAITEILTVACGHTFLVWLRTKSSWAARLLDGTPLILLEGNTWRSRTMRKMRISPDDVMAMARDQGLRTPDEIDTATLERNGEISIVPLKES; encoded by the coding sequence GTGGAGGCCTTTGGCGCGATCATCCGTGCGTTGTGGGGTTACTTCTCCCTCGTGTTCATCTCGCGCATCGTGGGGCGACGCCCTGGCAAGCAGCTCACCCCGTTTGAATTTGTACTGGTCTTCTTTCTCGGCGGACTCACGCTGACGGGGATGGTCGGTCCGCAGGCGTCCACGACAAATGCCATTACCGAAATTCTGACCGTGGCATGCGGTCACACCTTCCTCGTATGGCTTCGTACGAAGTCGTCGTGGGCAGCGCGCCTGTTGGACGGAACGCCGCTCATCCTTCTCGAAGGCAATACGTGGCGGAGCCGCACGATGCGCAAGATGCGCATCTCTCCCGACGACGTCATGGCTATGGCGCGCGATCAGGGCCTGAGAACACCGGATGAAATCGACACAGCGACGCTGGAGCGCAACGGCGAAATAAGCATCGTGCCATTGAAGGAGTCGTAG
- a CDS encoding DUF421 domain-containing protein, which translates to MTQLEFVLVFLMGGVIILSTVGKDHSVTNCTCAVLAVGCLHRVTSGLKIRYPRFGALIDGTPLLLVRQGQWQQETMNGMRMAPEDVMAAARTKGIRSIDDIEYAVLERNGGISVIEKRDS; encoded by the coding sequence ATGACTCAGCTTGAGTTTGTGCTGGTCTTCCTGATGGGCGGCGTCATCATTCTTTCCACGGTCGGCAAAGATCACTCGGTCACCAACTGCACCTGTGCCGTGCTGGCGGTTGGATGTCTGCACCGGGTCACGTCCGGATTGAAGATTCGCTATCCCAGATTCGGAGCGCTCATCGACGGCACCCCGCTGTTACTGGTGCGGCAGGGTCAGTGGCAGCAGGAGACTATGAACGGCATGCGGATGGCACCGGAAGATGTCATGGCCGCGGCTCGTACCAAAGGCATCCGTTCGATAGACGATATCGAGTATGCCGTGCTGGAGCGCAATGGCGGGATAAGTGTGATCGAGAAGAGGGACAGCTAA
- a CDS encoding MFS transporter — MEQNNTVETDIPQRLDRLPWSGWHTRIIVALGTSWLLDGLEVTLVGSLSGILQSGQGLSLTDPQVTAAATTYLAGAVLGALFFGWLTDRLGRRKLFLVTLATYSLATIATAFSHGFLFFAFVRFFTGFGIGGEYAAINSAVDELIPGKVRGTVDLIVNGTFWVGASIGAVATYLLLHAGGNLQHLGWRYAFGIGGVLGAAVLLLRLRVPESPRWLMLRGHEEEANCIVTQIEDAVSNGKRDTLPKPQGDPLKIIVRDHTPWGEIFRNMAGESRSRSILSIVLMVGQSFFFNAVFFTYGLVVKKFFHISDDDLPLHLLPFAIGSFFGPLVLSKLFDKLGRKPMITATYGIASLLLVVALVPFGMGIIGPRGLGILFTAIFFVASSAASAAYLTVSEIFPLEIRAFAIAVFYAIGTLVGGVGAPLLFGFLIRTDSRWAVAGGYAVGAALMLAGSICEWRIGVEAAGQSLENVSKPLQSH, encoded by the coding sequence TTGGAACAGAACAACACCGTCGAAACAGACATTCCGCAAAGACTTGATCGACTGCCCTGGTCCGGATGGCATACACGGATCATCGTCGCACTTGGAACTTCCTGGCTGCTGGATGGTCTTGAAGTTACCCTCGTCGGCTCGCTCTCCGGCATTCTCCAAAGCGGGCAGGGACTCTCGCTGACCGACCCGCAGGTCACTGCTGCGGCGACCACGTACCTTGCGGGCGCGGTATTGGGCGCGCTGTTCTTTGGCTGGCTCACGGATCGCTTAGGCCGTCGCAAGCTTTTCCTTGTCACACTGGCGACCTACTCGCTTGCGACCATTGCAACGGCTTTCTCGCATGGATTTCTCTTCTTCGCCTTTGTACGCTTCTTCACGGGTTTCGGCATCGGTGGCGAATACGCCGCGATTAACTCGGCCGTGGATGAACTCATTCCGGGCAAGGTTCGAGGCACTGTCGATCTCATTGTGAATGGCACCTTCTGGGTGGGCGCATCCATCGGCGCAGTCGCGACCTATCTCCTGCTGCATGCCGGTGGAAACCTACAGCACCTTGGCTGGCGCTACGCGTTCGGCATTGGTGGCGTCCTGGGGGCCGCTGTCCTGTTGCTGAGGCTGCGTGTGCCGGAGAGCCCACGGTGGCTGATGCTGCGCGGACACGAAGAGGAAGCCAACTGCATCGTCACGCAGATCGAAGATGCCGTCAGCAATGGCAAACGCGACACGCTGCCAAAGCCTCAAGGCGATCCGCTGAAAATAATCGTCCGCGATCACACGCCATGGGGTGAAATCTTCCGAAACATGGCCGGGGAAAGCCGGTCGCGCTCGATCCTGTCGATCGTCCTCATGGTGGGACAATCCTTCTTTTTCAACGCCGTCTTCTTCACTTATGGGCTGGTGGTTAAAAAGTTCTTTCACATCTCTGACGATGACCTGCCGCTGCACCTGCTGCCCTTTGCCATCGGCAGTTTCTTCGGGCCACTGGTCCTGAGCAAGCTTTTTGACAAGTTGGGCCGAAAGCCAATGATCACAGCGACCTATGGCATCGCGTCCTTGCTGCTGGTCGTAGCTCTGGTGCCGTTCGGTATGGGGATCATTGGCCCGCGAGGCCTGGGCATACTCTTCACGGCGATCTTCTTCGTAGCGTCCTCCGCGGCCAGCGCCGCATACCTGACCGTGTCAGAAATCTTCCCGCTTGAGATACGAGCTTTCGCCATCGCCGTGTTCTACGCGATCGGCACGCTCGTTGGCGGCGTCGGTGCTCCCCTGCTCTTCGGATTTCTGATCCGGACAGATTCTCGCTGGGCCGTGGCAGGCGGCTATGCAGTGGGCGCAGCACTTATGCTGGCAGGATCCATCTGCGAATGGCGCATCGGCGTTGAGGCGGCGGGCCAATCGCTCGAAAACGTCTCCAAGCCGCTGCAGAGCCACTAG